A segment of the Coffea arabica cultivar ET-39 chromosome 8c, Coffea Arabica ET-39 HiFi, whole genome shotgun sequence genome:
atagtaataaaacatgcaatcataagccaatacatctttaaaagttgaaacttttttttataatcttgtgatttaaatccaaatatgcttgatgatttttgtgtttgtagaccaaaaaaaaaaaatcaaccaataatatgccaatacaaaaagttactcaaccaataagaaaaattagagatttagttatgcattactaatattggctctcaagaaagtTCATGAAAGAGTCTTTAGAtgtgtttttgtgttttgtaatttatatatatatttagtatttagcaaaaatatatttggatatataattatacataatatcaaaatataaatattatatatataggtaattaaagGGCCGGGCCTATATCGGGTATGAGCCTAATAAGGCCCAAGCTCGGCTCACATTTAATTCGGATCTAATTTTTAGGCTCAAGTTCAGACCGGCTCACTAAATGATCGGGCTCATCGGGCTTTCTGTCGGGccgaacgagccgagctcgggcTGGCCCAGCCCCATTGACAGTCCTACCTGTTATGACAGTTAATTCAGATGTCAAAATTTGCAAGATAATATCTACTTTAGGTCTAGGTAAACGACTTACAATTACATTAGCCCCTCCATTCTTCGATAGAGATGTTAAAATTTGCAGTTGGGGTTTATATACAGAGCTTTgtacaggaagaagaagagaatcCAATGTACCGGTGTACCATTTTTGGATAAAACATGGTGTCGTATTTTTCATAGGAACGTGTTCCTTCTTAGTTAAAACTTTGAATGTCTTAAACATGTAACTAACCATCAAGAACCCAAATTTGTACAGATCGATATTTCTCAGCACAGAAAAAGATAAACCTTAGCTGACAATTGATCTATTTggtcttcaaagaatcccttcCTGCTAATGGATTTTTTGTTGCTGCTGGTATTTGCTGCTGCTGCTTGGTAATGCATATTTTCTGTTGCTAAAAACCCCTAATTTGGAAATTCTACGCCAAATCTAAGGGAATTCCTTCTAGTTGCTATTGTTTACCTGTTAATATTATTGTTTTGGGAATCACATTTTCGGCCTTCGATTTCTTTGTGTAAGTTCTGAGCAAAAGAACGGACGCAAGGTTTCTTTTGACAGAAAGCGGTGGCTTGTaactaggggtgcaaacgagccgagtcgagtcgagctttggccttatcgagtcgagcctTAACTTAATTtcatcgaactcgagctcgagctcgacgagctggtaattttcaaactcgagctcgagttcgactcgattCGAGcccagctcgagctcgagttcgaactcgaaaaaaataaaaaataattatttaattttttaaaaaataaataaaataatattttttcttaataaataataaaatattaaggatatttatgtaattttactattaaaaataaaaataaaaaaaataaatatatatatactcgagctcgcgagcctaacgagcttaatgttttgagctcgagctcgagctcgactctaGCTCgagcagctcgagctcgactcgagctcgactcgagcggCTCtagagcggctcgattcgtttgcacccctacttGTAACTCGAATATAATGTTCAAAATAGATGAAAGACCTCAGCAGAGTATTGGGTTCGACTCCGAGTGACTATTCTCAGCAGTATCATTGCTGCTGCCTCAAGCAATGAAGTGTGGTTGAAATTATTTGAAGTCTAGTCGTGTCTTGCGAACCGCCAAAACCTTTCTCTGTAGCTGGGAATCGGGGTCAGCAAAGCAACAAAAATTTCGTTACTATATTTCGCGGCCAGGATCAACGAGCCAAATGTTACATTCATCCATGCAGTAAAGTTACCTTGTTTGAttgtcatttttattttaatttttttaaaatattttttatgaacatatttttcaatcgtttttttatttcatacatATTAAATTGTTACagtacacttaaaaaaaaaaagcaatttgaaAGGGCTCGCAATTGAAGGTTTAAATCATACTCTTTTTATTAAATTTACCTCCTAGCACCGAAGAAATAAATAAGAACTTTGGGGGAATAAGAAGATCAGATCAAATCAAATCATGAGAAAGTCAACAAAATGAGAAACCCAGGAAGCTCAGTAGCCACCGCCTTTTCtggtggggtgggaggtcaGTGGTTCAACCCTTGTCTCCCATCAAATTGTCTGTTTCTTATGGACAACTCGGTTAATCTCAGCAATCCTCCTTAGGAGCTGGTGTCTAGTGCCCGCAAGGGTCCGAGTCCTGTAGTTATCGTGTTCGGGGGGATGGGGTCTCTCCTTCCTGACCAAAGTGAGATTAGTCGGGCCCGTAAAAATTGACCGGAACACCCACTCcgtcagcaaaaaaaaaaaaaaaacccagcaGGAAGGTTTGGAAAAGGTAAGGGTACAAATGTAACTTAACATCTAGCATTATACTATCGAGCATATCCAGAATATCCCCTTGAGCCATTGCTATTGATGCTCCCGAAAGGACGGACCAGTAGTAAGTACCTTGAAAAACACAGCCGAAGGAAAATCCATCCCCCTGGAGACTTGAGTAGAGCTCGTAGACACTGATGTGAGTGATCAATTTTCATCTGGAAGTTGGATTCTTGACAGACCCTTTCGGATTTGCTCTCTGATTCTTCTGTCGTATTAAGGTAAATAATTGTCCAACTCGACTAATTCTCATCAATCTCTCTGGCTCTGAAGTTTCGGTAGCATGCCTTTTGCTGCCgttgctctctctcttctctttctcTCAATCTGTTTATGTAGTCCAATTTTTGCTGGTCTGTGAACCGTAATTTTTGTAGCACAGCTTGGTTAATTCTTGACTTGGATAGTAGGCTGaagacttgaaaaaaaaaaagagagtaaaGCAGGGGTCTTTTGTTCTTGTGATGGACTGGGCATTCAAATAGCAATGGACTAGTTAAAGAATGCAGAACTGTTGGAAAAGAAGTAAAAGGCTTACTCATtatgcaaattttcattttgcttTTTACTAATCTCAGCGTTGCATTTGAACTTTGGAGTTGGTTAACTTAAAAAGTTGAATAAAATGGCTTGTTTTTTATCACAATGATTCTTTGTCAGTCTGCTTCTTGTATTTATATAGAGCAGCAAAGTAGTGACTTCGAAGATTGATTTCGAGTTTAAGTACAAACTCTGCAGGTTTAATACAGTTAAGAGTACAATTGGCAGCTACTATGGCGCACTTGCTTTCTACCTCTTGTTCTTTGAATATCCCTCCGAGCTGCAAAAAGCCAAAATGCTTGTTAGTGAATCAGTGTTCATCATCGGGATTTCCCGCATCTTTTAGTTTGCCAACTTCAACCTCTCGTTCGAAAATGCTCATCCTGCATGGAAAAGGGCCAAAAAGATCCTCCACCATCTATGCTATGGCTGTTTCTCTGAGTCAAGAATCCAAAGCTCAGCCTGGCTCTAGCTTTCCTCAAGAAACCGGTGAAGCTGGTAGTCCAAAGAAGGTCATGGTTATTGGTGGTGATGGTTACTGTGGTTGGGCTACTGCACTCCATCTATCAAACAGAAACTATGAAGTTGCTATTGTTGACAACCTTGTTCGTCGCCTTTTTGACCACCAGCTCGGTCTTGACTCCCTCACACCTATTTCGTCTATCCATAATCGTATCCGTTGTTGGAAGTCCCTTACTGGCAAGGATATCCAACTTCACATCGGGGATATATGTGACTTTGAGTTCCTGGCTGAGACTTTTAAGTCATTTGAACCTGATGCTGTTGTCCACTTTGGAGAGCAGAGATCTGCTCCTTACTCCATGATTGATAGGTCAAGAGCTGTATTTACCCAACAGAACAATGTCATTGGGACACTTAATGTTCTGTTTGCCATAAAGGAATATAGAGATGAGTGTCACTTGGTGAAGCTTGGAACCATGGGAGAGTATGGGACCCCAAACATAGACATTGAGGAAGGTTATATTACAATTACTCATAATGGAAGGACAGACACTCTGCCTTATCCCAAGCAGGCAAGTTCTTTCTATCATTTGAGTAAGGTTCATGATtcccataatattgcatttaCTTGCAAGGCGTGGGGAATCCGAGCCACTGATCTAAACCAAGGAGTAGTTTATGGTCTGAGAACAGATGAGACTGCAATGCATGATGAGCTATGTAATAGATTTGATTATGATGGAGTTTTTGGAACTGCGTTAAATAGGTTTTGTGTTCAGGCTGCTGTCGGTCATCCACTTACTGTCTATGGCAAAGGGGGCCAGGTATTTTCTCCTTTCATGTCTCTGTCACATTAATCATATGATATTTCCTGCAGAACTGGAGATGCTTCTCAGCTGCAAACTGCGAGTAGTTATATTGCAATAGGCACAGTCTAATATCTATTTCTTTTCCTGTGTGAAAACATCATGAATCGATAGATGGGTAGTTCCTACTGTTATTAGTCACTGGAAACAACAAATTTAAACTCTTAGCACATTCAGCAAATAAAACTGTGCAACACATATTGCATAAGCCTCCTCCATCGGATTACATGGGACCTAATAGGTTTGTCTGTCACGTGCTTCATAGATCTACATATTGAAGCAGTATTATGTTCTGAAATGGTATATTAATTGACAAAGTCTTGAGTACCTAGGTAAGATTAGTTTTTATAGTTCACATTTTTGGTATGGTTTTgctagaaggcagctgaagctTCCTCTTGAAATCACTTATAAGTCCATCCCTATTTTAGGCTAGTTATCTGGAACTTCCGAGGAAAGTATGTAATAACATGAACCTGCCATTATAATGGATAATAACCGAGTTGCTGCCTGTTGTCTCGAGAAGGTTAAATCTGGATATTGAACGTATAGTTATGCTGATTTGGAGATTACATGACCTAGGTCCAAAGTACTCTTGGCTAACTACCTTCTGAACTTGGATGTAAATTGATGCCCATAGACGATAGTTTGAAATCTGCTGATATGATGTTGGGTTTGGATgggaaaaatgagtttttttatcTGGATTGCCATAATCTTTATGCAGCCTCTGTAGGGTAAGCCACTGCTGGAGAAGCTACTCCAGAttcctttcttattttttaaattttctaaatttctttgGCTGAGACTCACTGAAGTATTCTGACTATAGGGCTTGAATTTGGAAATGCATCATTCTGATGTTAATAGGAACTAGGAAGTGCTTTTTGTTTTTGgctgcataaaaaaaaaaaacgaagggTGTGGCACTTGAAGCTAGGGTGGTTTTGCAGTCACCAACTCACTCAAGTGCTTCAATCGATACTTCTAACTTTATTTCATCTTCATCCATGTTCTTTTGTGATCTACTGAATATTTGTAATGCATTCTTTTTGTACAATGCAGACCAGGGGATATCTAGATATAAGAGACACAGTTCAGTGTGTTGAGCTTGCAATTGCTAATCCAGCACAGAGAGGAGAATTCAGGGTCTTCAATCAATTCACGGAGCAGTTTTCTGTCAATGAACTTGCAGCCCTTGTCACGAAAGCTGGAGAAAAACTTGGCATTGAGGTGAAAACAGTATCTGTGCCCAACCCCAGAGTAGAGGCAGAGGAGCATTACTATAATGCCAAACATACAAAACTCATTGAGTTGGGTCTCAAGCCCCACCTTCTCTCTGACGCTCTTCTTGACTCGCTGTTGAACTTTGCCATCAAGTATAAGGATCGTGTTGATCCCAAACAGATAATGCCCAGTGTTTCTTGGAGAAAAATTGGTGTCAAGCCAAAAACTGTTGCAGTATAAAAGAGTGTTGAATGGTACTAGTTTCAGTACTGATTGTCTACTATTATACTGCTGTAACCGTTTCTGATGGGGTGTTGTATCTTACTGAACTCCTTGCATATTGTCGGCATTAGCATCCAGCAGCCTTCCGACTGTAAATTTTGGTAGGACGTAGAAAACTCTAGCAGTAACTCCATCATCCCTGTAATGTCAGTAACCTAGAAGAGTCTTTGGTGTATCACGtttattaattttctagatgaATAAAGTTGTTTTCTAAATTTGTTGAAAATTGAACAAATGCCCTATACATGCGACTACAATCTTATACTCCAAAAATTTTTCCTGTCTTCGACAGATGGGGGGACATGTATGAATACTCCTTTCCTTGACGATGAAAATACAGCCTACGGCAGAACAAGCATCCGGTTGAAATACATAATCGAAGTGCTTAGCTGTTCTGTTGATTTGAGTTGGTGGATCTTGTTTATATTCATAATGCATATGACATGAATTGCTTGTAACTGGTATTGAGAATCATAAAGCAAAACTGAATACTAAATTTGAATCTTCGACTCACTGAGGAAAAAACATATGAAAGAGATGGTTCATATATTTTATCTTCTGCACAgcgtttttgtttttttgacaTATTGTGCTGTAACATGTTTTTCAGTAAACTACAGTCCATGTACTAATCCCTAGTTCTTAAAGACCCTAACTGCATCATTATCCATCGAGGTAGTCTTCAGCTATCACCGTTGGTTGGTACCATGAGGGGGGAATCAATGTTGTCATCCAGGAACCATGTTACGGTTGGTATGAAGCAACAGAGTCAGACATGTAACTGGATTCTCTTAAAATCCATTTGTCCAGAACCATAATCACTATCCTCGTATCAGAATCGGGAATGGATAAATCTATGCACTCTTCTGCATTCTGTAAGCCCATTCGTTACAAAATCCAGTACAACTGAAGCCAATTCATGTTGATGCGAAGTGAAATAATGATCTGCGCCTTCAAAAATGTGTAGTATATGATTAGGTATGTGCTTTGCAAACTCCTTGGCATCACTGACAGGAACAAATTCATCCACGGAACCTTGAACTGTCAACACCCTACATACACGTACAGAATATGGAAAGATAATGAAAATATGTTTCATAACGAAGATCCTGATATagaatactcttcaaaattgaATTGATAACAACAGTTCAATCATAATTCGATAAACAAGAATCACCAATCCCTACCTGCAGTTTCTGTCGATCTTTTGGCAAGCTGCACGAGTATCAGTTGCTAGACGGTCCATCAAACTTTCCTTAGATACACGATACTTGGTCTTTCCTACATAGAAATACCCCATGTGAGACATAACTTGGCTCGAAGGCAATTATTTATTTCCTTACCTCTCATACACAATTTTTCCATAAGTGATTTCTTTCTGGACAATACAAGGAAACCAACATGCAGCACTTGAGTACAAAACCAAACTCATACAAGAAGATGAATCACGGTCTTAGCTACCCCTTCTGTTCTTGACGTCAATAAATCCATTCTGCTCAATTTTCTCCAGAAAGTCTTTACCCAAGCGACCTTCAATTCCTCGCTCAAGATTGAAGCGGCCAGCGATATTGACAATAATTTGTATGTCATTATCCCTTGAAGCATACAACAGCACAGCATTTCCTCCTAAAAAATCTCAACTGAACAGCTTGTCAGGTGACTGGAAGGAATCTAGAAGTTCGGACAGTAAATCAATGTTTGAACTTAGTCGAATAGCTTATGTACCTTTACTATGCCCGACAAGTGCAGCTACAAAACATTTCTCTTCCTGGAAGTGTTGAATTACTGCACGCAAGTCATCTGCTTCTCTATGGTAGTTACCATACTGAAATGATCCTTCACTTTCTCTGGGAAGCAAGAATACCACATGTTTGTCATGAATGAGTTCGTacaaaaatcaactaaagaaaAGAATGTGGAGATAGCTTTTTGTGCTCAAATGAAGAAATATTGTCTTCTTCAACTCTTTTACAAGCTTTTGCACCAATCTTTGGCTATGTATTGGCTCCAACCAGCTTAAGTTCTAATATGTAAAGGTTTGAGAAGTGAGTGCCCTACTACTTTGcatcaaagaaaatgaaaggcctgttagaaagaaaatcaaagaaaaattacTTATCTAGTTCCATTTTACAAGCCTTTCTGCTAGGTACTTCTATTTAGATCTATTTACAAGGTTGATCAAACACTTGTGAAAAGCACTCAGGAACTATGTGACAGTGATCAGAAGTAAGATAAGCATATACATGACAACTCTCAAGAAAGGTTCCTATAACAAACTAAGCAGACTGTCATTTACTAATTGCACAGAAACTTTGACTAAATGTTCAAAATTCATGATTTGAAGGGTGGACAGTATGTAAATTACACTGCATTTACACAAGTTAATATTGTTTCCCTTCTTTAGCCGTCTTGGGTAATGTTCCTCTCAATCTTTTACTAGCACTAGTAGGTAAGATCGCCCCTATCTTGTGTTGCATTACACACCTTGAAGAGTTTGATTAAACATATCTACAAAATGACAATATAGAAGTAAACATTTCCAAGAGTTTCCCCATATATATTTTGTCCTACAAGATCCTCTTCAGAAAAGTAAAGCAAGCATCATATAAAAAATTAGGGAAATGGTAAATGTTAAAAAAGACAGAATGTACTTGATCCTTTGTACTCTGAAAATCTGCTAAAAGGATCATTCCATAGGATGAAGAGGGAACATAAGTATACAGCCAATTTATGTGCAGGAACCCAAATCTGGAGGGCAATATTAATCTCTATCTTCACACCTAATTTTCACTGAAAAGGGTCTCAGATTGAAGATATAGTACAATTTTATTcttaaattttttcttctcttagACCATTGTTTGAAGAGGATGTGTCAAATTTTAATCTAAACATGCATTTTTTCTCAAGATGTCTGATGTCCTGACTGGGTCAAGAACAAAAATTTTGGTGATATTTCTGAAGAGACATGTCGGGAGGAGTAGCGTGTCAGTGGCTAGTCACTTACCCATTCCCAGCAAAATCAAAGCGGAAGGCACTAATTCCTTCTTTTTCAAAAGCAGCTGCTAGATTCACCATGGGAATGCGATCCTGAAGTTTATGAGAAGGGAACAACATTAATGGATTGAATGATCAAGGTAGTCCTTAGCAACAAATATACTGTAGCAATCAAAAAGTAATGATACAATGAAATTGATTTAGAAATGGGATCTTCCTGATGATCATACAACAAAGTGCTTGTaacaaaatacagaaaaaaaGACACTTCAGGCTCCCAACACATACTTACAAGAACATGTTACCTCTCCACTGTTACACACTTacaaaaattttgaagattatAAAAACTGTATGTGATTTGAGTGTATAATATCAGGGATATAATAAGACCAGGCGTTTATGTTTTAGACAAGTTCAGGCAGGCAGgaaaatagacttttttttttggagcatgGGACCCGTCAACATTCCTTCTTCAGAAGTTTTGGCGAATGCCATCTGTAAGGAGGGATGCAGATAAAATGTTTGTGCATATGACATGCATCTAAAAAAAAGTTTTGTTATTTTCAATTCATCTACAGCACCAAATGGGATggagattgcaaaatttttGCAAAGATGCTCATCAGATAATGCTGAAAATGAGATTGCAGATAATTCCACCAAGTAAATAAAGAAGCAAACAGAGCATTAGAGTGGAGAACTACCAAAATATAGAAAACTTTCTCATCCTAAAACATCCAGTTATAGAGATGGCAAACACCAACCTTTGAAGATCTAAATCCATGACAGATAATCACAACCTCCTTCGACCCCGTTTCATGCAATATCCCCACAAGCTTCTCACCATATCTGTTCTGTATACGTACTCTCTTTTGTTCATGGGTCCCTGCCAAGAAGTTAACAAAGAAATGAGTCCTGATCACCTCAATAGGTCACCTAAATCCAGCAAGTTGCCAACTTTTAGGGGATCATCACTGACAAGTGAATTAACTGAAGAACTCTGTATCAAACATGTCTCGCTATATGCACCGGGACCAATCCCAAAAGAGACCCTGATAAAAGAGCGAGAGAGATAAAAGAGACCctgataatatttttttttgcaaaattgtGGGAATTCCCCATAAATCAAGAAGCCAATAATCAGAACCAATTCCAGCACGCAAAATTACACAAGAAACCAGGAATAGCTAAAAGAAGATAATTCATTTTGTATAGAACCCATAATTTGTACAAAGTAGAAAATGCTACGGAAGCCGTGATCACCAGCAAATTTGATAATGTTTGAACATTTTCTTGAAAGGTTCTGCAAAAAGCAATCAACTTTCTGATTGCCCCCTTCTTCTTGTACCCCAGTCTCTCAATTGTACTATATAGTATCTTTTATTTCTTCACTTATTTTTGTATTGGTGTGTTTACCTTACACGAGAATATTAATGGACCTACCCGGCTGGTGGCTGCTGTCGTTGTGGTGGTGATGGTGCTCTTTGCCTTCGTGGACTGCCATTTTAGCTCCTGTATTTGACCTTTCTGGATTACTACAATGATTCAACTATACTGCTTTTCTGCTCctgcaacttttctttttttatttatttattattattattttggacAACCTTGCAGGACCCATCGCTTACGAGCAAAATAACTACCCttgtttgaaaaaacaaaaagggaaaatttttttgtatgtaCACATGTTTATGTGGGATGAAGCGATACAACACGAGTTGGAGGAAACCTACCTAAACTAAAAGGATAGAAAGAGATGGGAATTcgaacataatttttttttttatatcataAACACGTTTTTTAACATATTTTAATATCTATTTATGTCATATATATTGTATCATTAAAATAAGTACTACAGTATTATTCTAAACTTATTAATAAATCATTTCTTTGAATGGTATAACATCTACCATGTTCACGTAAAAGTGAGTTTTTATAAGAGTGAACGCTTGAAATAAGCGTTTTTTTTATATAAGTGTTGAAATTcactttttttaatttcatttactactAATATGGGAGAGAAGTTTAAACAAGTATTAATTAATTTTGGGGCAAGAATGAGTTGGATAGTTCAAAAGAAAGAATATAAGCGATAAGTTCCAGTTTTAAGCCCTTCCatttacataaaaaaaattattaattaattttatttaaggTCACCTTGCAACTGTCCCTACGTATAGATCACGTAGATGTCTAAGATAAACAAGTAATTCTACCATCCCTTCGTATTAAATGGcgcggcaaaaaaaaaaaaagacgtttCTTTAAGAATGGAATTCCAGAAGTGGAGAGGTGCACAGGAAAATACACAGAAAAGTAGACAGCTCTTTGATCGAGGAGCACCTCCTTATCAATGGATTGACAAGCCAAGAATCCAAAATTCGATTTCAGTGCCTTCAATTGCAAACCAGCGTCCTTGAACTGCTGGTCCTAATTGTGATGGTTGAGTTCTGAGCAGGAGGATCCTGCATTCACTTTGCAATTGCCAGTTGTTAACGATCCCCATTCATGTGGCAACTGTTTCTATTTTTGTTCAAGTTTTTTAGTCATAATTTTCACTCTTTCTGCGTATTTCTAGCATGCAAACACCATCAAATGTCTGAATATTCTCATATGACGGATCCTTAGTACGCAAATCTTTTCACTAACAGGTTGGAAGGAAGCAGTCTAATCTAGACTTAAATGAGTTAAAAGAGCCAAATCCTCTTATGTACTCGTTACACTAATCCCGCATTTACACCCCTTCTAGCCCTCGCCAGGCTCCAATACAACCTTCCGCAGATTCTACATTTGTATAGCACAAAACAAGCACGTGGAAAGATTCACCCGGACTTGTTATCTTAGACTAATATTGCTGACCAAAGCATCtcgaaaagaaaatttgcagaTTCCTGATTTCGAATCGCAAGACAAACAGAGGCCAATGGCATGGAAACCATTTTCTACCGCCTGAATACAAAATGTATAGCAAACAAACTGGCCTTGCCAAGGCACTAACAGCATCACAAGGACCATTCAAGAAATATAGCTACAACCACATTTCTCAACAATGCAGCATCATGTTGACTGAGAGTTACACAGTACATCCACTGCACAGCAGGAGTCCATCTATCGAACTAACAAAAATGCAATaaagaataagaaaataaaaaataacagaaaaaCATAATGCTATACTGAACCCACTGTTAGCTATGTGGTCAAGTAGGGAGAACGGACGATAAAAAGTCATTGAATAGAACTCAATGTAAGTGGTACACCGAAAATAGCACTCCCTGCCATTCATCTTCTACACATTCCATTCAAAAGCATACATAAACATCACCTTGGAGTCCGCAATTAGCTACATTGTTTCTCACAGGTTAAAAGGTTTCCATGTGAAACACAATATGCACATTAAACCTGATAGTTATGAATAAGGGACGGGATTGACCTGTGCATCTCCTCCATGCTACGATCCAACAGGTGCAATTCCCTTTGCCTTGGCTGCAGCAGTTGCTGCTGCAGCTGCTGCAGCGGCAGCAGCAGCCGCAGATGCTGCTGCATTGGGTGTTGATGGAGGAACAGCACCGGATTGCGATGTGCTTTGCGCGGTAAccatttgttgttgttgttgt
Coding sequences within it:
- the LOC113707203 gene encoding UDP-sulfoquinovose synthase, chloroplastic-like; protein product: MAHLLSTSCSLNIPPSCKKPKCLLVNQCSSSGFPASFSLPTSTSRSKMLILHGKGPKRSSTIYAMAVSLSQESKAQPGSSFPQETGEAGSPKKVMVIGGDGYCGWATALHLSNRNYEVAIVDNLVRRLFDHQLGLDSLTPISSIHNRIRCWKSLTGKDIQLHIGDICDFEFLAETFKSFEPDAVVHFGEQRSAPYSMIDRSRAVFTQQNNVIGTLNVLFAIKEYRDECHLVKLGTMGEYGTPNIDIEEGYITITHNGRTDTLPYPKQASSFYHLSKVHDSHNIAFTCKAWGIRATDLNQGVVYGLRTDETAMHDELCNRFDYDGVFGTALNRFCVQAAVGHPLTVYGKGGQTRGYLDIRDTVQCVELAIANPAQRGEFRVFNQFTEQFSVNELAALVTKAGEKLGIEVKTVSVPNPRVEAEEHYYNAKHTKLIELGLKPHLLSDALLDSLLNFAIKYKDRVDPKQIMPSVSWRKIGVKPKTVAV
- the LOC113706714 gene encoding putative uncharacterized protein YDL057W isoform X2, with translation MFDTEFFRTHEQKRVRIQNRYGEKLVGILHETGSKEVVIICHGFRSSKDRIPMVNLAAAFEKEGISAFRFDFAGNGESEGSFQYGNYHREADDLRAVIQHFQEEKCFVAALVGHSKGGNAVLLYASRDNDIQIIVNIAGRFNLERGIEGRLGKDFLEKIEQNGFIDVKNRRGKTKYRVSKESLMDRLATDTRAACQKIDRNCRVLTVQGSVDEFVPVSDAKEFAKHIPNHILHIFEGADHYFTSHQHELASVVLDFVTNGLTECRRVHRFIHSRF
- the LOC113706714 gene encoding putative uncharacterized protein YDL057W isoform X1, with the protein product MAVHEGKEHHHHHNDSSHQPGTHEQKRVRIQNRYGEKLVGILHETGSKEVVIICHGFRSSKDRIPMVNLAAAFEKEGISAFRFDFAGNGESEGSFQYGNYHREADDLRAVIQHFQEEKCFVAALVGHSKGGNAVLLYASRDNDIQIIVNIAGRFNLERGIEGRLGKDFLEKIEQNGFIDVKNRRGKTKYRVSKESLMDRLATDTRAACQKIDRNCRVLTVQGSVDEFVPVSDAKEFAKHIPNHILHIFEGADHYFTSHQHELASVVLDFVTNGLTECRRVHRFIHSRF